In a single window of the Delftia tsuruhatensis genome:
- a CDS encoding TonB-dependent receptor — protein sequence MTFPLRWPAALVLALPPCVAAAQDQAPDAPLPEITVTVNKQAENLDAVPASVSAFDGAALESAGVRGLDALSAQVPGFSFQAFGQSGVQPPVMRGLTANFVSFSSSTLLLVDGVPTLMAQGFEHSLQGVDRVEVLRGPQSTLYGRNAEAGVVSITTRQPGDTPHASISAEAGNHGQRAGSFELGRALVPGQLSIGLSGEWRAQDGFIRHQGTGERVDDRERQSGRLALRWTPTADTEATLRHALQRWDDGAAQWGSISAPRATVNSGTAGWNRSRGQTLSLDVSHRFASGLKLRSITARNVFDDRVLQDTDFQPADLLHVGRDYRLATTSQELRLEGQSQALGGARWLAGLYLDRDDHDLRYEQKLPAALMQPTAGLKGSTAALFTHWTIPLAERWTLAAGARIERNRVELAPVGAAARSDDWSRFSPKLSLQYQWSPQAQVYTSLGEGYRAGGFNVFSPAMGYAAYEPETVRAWEVGAKGRLPGQRLRYAASLYTQQVRDMQVQQMGLPGVVYITNAARARSTGLDLELDYVFGGGWQLKTALGLNRTRFGTFRDGNAVYDGRRNPFAPDANLHVALRYDAPRGWWAQAAVQGTGKVYLDAANSYRRPGYGLVHLSAGYASGPWEIAAYLRNAADRRYDAVGYLNGQVVVYSPPREFGVRLTWRM from the coding sequence ATGACCTTCCCCCTTCGCTGGCCCGCCGCGCTGGTGCTGGCCCTGCCCCCTTGCGTGGCCGCCGCCCAGGATCAGGCGCCCGACGCCCCCCTGCCCGAGATCACGGTCACCGTGAACAAGCAGGCCGAGAACCTGGACGCCGTGCCCGCCAGCGTCTCCGCCTTCGATGGCGCCGCGCTGGAATCGGCGGGCGTGCGCGGGCTGGATGCGCTGTCGGCCCAGGTGCCGGGCTTCAGCTTCCAGGCCTTCGGCCAGTCGGGCGTGCAGCCGCCCGTGATGCGCGGGCTGACGGCCAACTTCGTGTCGTTCTCATCGTCCACGCTGCTGCTGGTCGATGGCGTGCCCACGCTGATGGCCCAGGGCTTCGAGCACAGCCTGCAGGGCGTGGACCGCGTGGAGGTGCTGCGCGGCCCGCAATCGACGCTGTACGGCCGCAATGCCGAAGCGGGCGTGGTCAGCATCACCACGCGCCAGCCCGGCGACACGCCCCATGCATCGATCAGCGCCGAGGCCGGCAACCACGGCCAGCGCGCAGGCAGCTTCGAGCTGGGCCGCGCCCTGGTGCCGGGCCAGCTCTCCATCGGCCTGTCGGGCGAATGGCGCGCGCAGGACGGCTTCATCCGCCACCAGGGCACGGGCGAGCGCGTGGACGACCGCGAGCGCCAAAGCGGCCGCCTGGCCCTGCGCTGGACGCCCACGGCCGATACCGAGGCCACGCTGCGCCATGCCCTGCAGCGCTGGGACGATGGCGCCGCGCAATGGGGCAGCATCAGCGCGCCGCGCGCCACGGTGAACTCGGGCACGGCGGGCTGGAACCGCTCGCGCGGGCAGACGCTGTCGCTCGATGTGTCGCACCGCTTCGCCTCGGGGCTGAAGCTGCGCTCCATCACGGCACGCAATGTGTTCGACGACCGCGTGCTGCAGGACACGGACTTCCAGCCCGCCGACCTGCTGCACGTGGGCCGCGACTACCGCCTGGCCACGACCTCGCAGGAACTGCGCCTGGAGGGCCAATCGCAGGCCCTGGGCGGTGCCCGCTGGCTGGCGGGCCTGTACCTGGACCGCGACGACCATGACCTGCGCTATGAGCAAAAGCTGCCCGCTGCGCTGATGCAGCCCACGGCGGGCCTGAAAGGCAGCACGGCGGCACTGTTCACGCACTGGACGATTCCCCTGGCCGAGCGCTGGACGCTGGCGGCCGGCGCGCGCATCGAGCGCAACCGCGTGGAACTCGCGCCCGTGGGCGCGGCGGCGCGCAGCGACGACTGGTCGCGCTTCAGCCCCAAGCTGTCGCTGCAATACCAGTGGTCGCCCCAGGCCCAGGTCTACACCAGCCTCGGCGAGGGCTACCGCGCGGGCGGCTTCAACGTGTTCTCGCCCGCCATGGGCTATGCGGCCTACGAGCCCGAGACCGTGCGCGCCTGGGAAGTCGGCGCCAAGGGCCGACTGCCGGGCCAGCGGCTGCGCTATGCGGCCTCGCTCTACACGCAGCAGGTGCGCGACATGCAGGTGCAGCAGATGGGCCTGCCGGGCGTGGTCTACATCACCAATGCGGCGCGGGCGCGCTCCACGGGGCTGGATCTGGAGCTGGACTATGTGTTCGGCGGCGGCTGGCAGCTCAAGACCGCGCTGGGCCTGAACCGCACGCGCTTCGGCACGTTCCGCGACGGCAATGCCGTCTACGACGGCCGGCGCAACCCCTTCGCACCCGACGCCAACCTGCATGTGGCCCTGCGCTACGACGCGCCCCGCGGCTGGTGGGCCCAGGCCGCCGTGCAGGGCACGGGCAAGGTCTATCTGGATGCCGCCAACAGCTACCGCCGCCCCGGCTACGGGCTGGTGCACCTGTCGGCCGGCTATGCCAGCGGCCCCTGGGAAATCGCCGCCTACCTGCGCAACGCGGCCGACCGCCGCTACGACGCCGTGGGCTACCTCAACGGCCAGGTCGTGGTCTACAGCCCGCCGCGCGAGTTCGGCGTGCGCCTGACCTGGCGCATGTGA
- a CDS encoding class I SAM-dependent methyltransferase yields the protein MTTHPPASPATGHALQPLWNLAAAQVQSEALVLALESGALDRLATPHTAAELARVQGWHTANTAHWLELLWAMGLLRRGQHQPVSYLLATDALRYLHSASPESCGAAWLFRLRSLRHSASLLRGLVEHGPQGDGAPMATGNAEGWAAAARAQIGQEQRAVSVPAALRLLQQVPEAASARHMLDLGGGPGWIALALLRQHPALRASVFDWPEAVAVAADNARQSGLAERFTALGGDLAQDGIGRGYDLVWCSSVLHFVPDAAAVIAKVFDALAPGGVFVCAHAEVDDTPEAALRTLPCYLPMRLLGRRVTRRGEIEALLARAGFGRIERSESRDFPLAPLAVLVARKAAP from the coding sequence ATGACGACCCATCCCCCCGCCTCTCCCGCCACCGGCCACGCCCTGCAGCCGCTGTGGAACCTGGCCGCCGCCCAGGTCCAGTCCGAGGCCCTGGTGCTGGCCCTGGAATCCGGCGCACTGGACCGACTGGCCACGCCGCACACGGCCGCCGAGCTGGCCCGCGTCCAGGGCTGGCACACGGCCAATACCGCCCACTGGCTGGAGCTGCTGTGGGCCATGGGCCTGCTGCGGCGCGGCCAGCACCAGCCCGTGAGCTATCTGCTCGCCACCGACGCGCTGCGCTACCTGCACAGCGCATCGCCCGAGTCCTGCGGCGCGGCCTGGCTGTTCCGCCTGCGCTCGCTGCGCCATTCGGCCTCGCTGCTGCGCGGCCTGGTGGAGCATGGCCCGCAAGGCGACGGCGCGCCCATGGCCACCGGCAATGCCGAAGGCTGGGCCGCCGCCGCGCGCGCCCAGATCGGCCAGGAGCAGCGCGCCGTCAGCGTGCCCGCTGCATTGCGACTGCTGCAACAGGTGCCCGAAGCCGCCAGCGCGCGCCACATGCTGGACCTGGGCGGCGGCCCCGGATGGATCGCCCTGGCCCTGCTGCGCCAGCATCCCGCGCTGCGGGCCAGCGTCTTCGACTGGCCCGAGGCCGTGGCCGTGGCTGCGGACAACGCCCGCCAGTCCGGCCTGGCCGAGCGCTTCACCGCGCTGGGCGGCGACCTGGCGCAGGACGGCATAGGCCGCGGCTACGACCTGGTCTGGTGCTCGTCCGTGCTGCACTTCGTGCCCGATGCGGCGGCGGTGATCGCCAAGGTCTTCGACGCGCTGGCACCCGGCGGCGTCTTCGTCTGCGCCCATGCCGAGGTGGACGACACGCCCGAGGCCGCGCTGCGCACCCTGCCCTGCTACCTGCCCATGCGCCTGCTGGGCCGCCGCGTGACGCGGCGCGGCGAGATCGAGGCGCTGCTGGCCCGGGCCGGCTTCGGGCGCATCGAACGCAGCGAGTCGCGGGACTTCCCGCTGGCGCCGCTGGCGGTGCTGGTGGCACGCAAGGCCGCGCCATGA
- a CDS encoding MFS transporter, which produces MKAASPRPAWLLQALFGWLHLALTAPSVYLWLGLPLVLRQHGWSGTAIGLFQLAGLPALVKFALAAPVEARGASGGPRYRAWALVLCLGYAGVLLALGWQELLAERAWLFGLACAAALAATWADIPVSALAIRLLPPEERMRAGGVRAAALSLGAIVGGGAMLLVQARWGWRAPFACLAGALGLGALLLACIVGGEPNDVPADAQAPAREGLAAMVRGYGAQPGARRWTLVLVSYFPFIGAAWFYLKPLMLDHGFAPAQAALLAGMGGGVVAALAAAASPALTRRLGTARALPLYAALNVAALALLAAVVAAGGPAPGMVAAALCVAATMGASSACVFGLMMQFARPRRQAFDYGLQASLFAGSRMLVPLAAGVALDAAGAAAMLAGLAVAAGLAWLWALRCAGDGWAAQDAR; this is translated from the coding sequence ATGAAGGCCGCCAGCCCGCGTCCTGCCTGGCTGCTGCAGGCCCTGTTCGGCTGGCTGCACCTGGCGCTGACGGCGCCCAGCGTTTACCTGTGGCTGGGCCTGCCGCTGGTGCTGCGCCAGCATGGCTGGTCGGGCACGGCCATCGGCCTGTTCCAGCTCGCGGGCCTGCCCGCGCTGGTCAAGTTCGCGCTGGCCGCGCCCGTGGAGGCACGCGGCGCCTCGGGCGGCCCGCGCTACCGCGCCTGGGCTCTGGTCCTGTGCCTGGGCTATGCGGGCGTGCTGCTGGCCCTGGGCTGGCAGGAACTGCTGGCCGAGCGCGCCTGGCTGTTCGGCCTGGCCTGCGCCGCCGCGCTGGCCGCGACCTGGGCCGACATTCCCGTCAGCGCACTGGCCATCCGCCTGCTGCCGCCCGAGGAACGCATGCGCGCCGGTGGCGTGCGCGCGGCGGCGCTGTCGCTGGGCGCCATCGTGGGCGGGGGCGCCATGCTGCTGGTGCAGGCGCGCTGGGGCTGGCGTGCGCCCTTTGCGTGCCTGGCCGGCGCGCTGGGGCTGGGCGCCTTGCTGCTGGCCTGCATCGTCGGCGGCGAGCCGAACGACGTGCCGGCCGATGCACAGGCACCGGCGCGCGAAGGCCTGGCCGCCATGGTGCGCGGCTATGGCGCCCAGCCCGGCGCCCGGCGCTGGACCCTGGTGCTGGTCAGCTACTTCCCCTTCATCGGCGCGGCCTGGTTCTACCTGAAGCCGCTGATGCTGGACCACGGCTTCGCGCCCGCCCAGGCCGCCCTGCTGGCCGGCATGGGCGGCGGCGTGGTGGCGGCGCTGGCAGCGGCGGCCTCGCCCGCGCTGACGCGGCGCCTGGGCACGGCGCGCGCCCTGCCGCTGTATGCGGCGCTCAACGTCGCGGCCCTGGCCCTGCTGGCCGCCGTGGTCGCGGCGGGCGGCCCCGCGCCCGGCATGGTCGCTGCCGCGCTGTGCGTGGCGGCGACCATGGGCGCCTCCTCGGCCTGCGTGTTCGGGCTGATGATGCAGTTCGCCCGCCCGCGCCGGCAGGCCTTCGACTACGGCCTGCAGGCCAGCCTGTTCGCGGGCAGCCGCATGCTGGTGCCGCTGGCGGCCGGCGTAGCGCTGGACGCCGCGGGTGCGGCGGCCATGCTGGCCGGGCTGGCAGTGGCGGCGGGGCTGGCGTGGCTGTGGGCGTTGCGTTGTGCGGGAGATGGGTGGGCCGCGCAGGACGCACGCTGA
- a CDS encoding ChaN family lipoprotein — protein MQEPRPTPSSRLSGLAAAALLAAALAGCTLPPTTARNWSQQLQEWAGAPIVLLGEQHDAEAHQAWQRATVEQLAGQERLAALVIEMAPRTGSTANLGRDAAEDVVQQALHWQDADWPWPRYRAVVMAAVRAGVPVLGGNLPRRRMHEAMRDERLDHHLPPDGWQRQLDAIREGHCDLLPTSQLAPMARIQLARDASMAEAAREAVRPGKTVLLVAGRGHVLRGVGIPTWLPEGTGAKVAVAQAGEQSLAHAADADWLQTTDALPARDHCVELREKFRNPPAPRADAG, from the coding sequence ATGCAAGAGCCACGACCCACTCCCTCTTCGCGCCTGTCCGGCCTGGCTGCGGCGGCCCTGCTGGCGGCCGCCCTGGCCGGCTGCACCCTCCCGCCCACCACGGCGCGCAACTGGAGCCAGCAGTTGCAGGAGTGGGCCGGCGCACCTATCGTGCTGCTGGGCGAGCAGCACGACGCCGAGGCCCACCAGGCCTGGCAGCGGGCCACGGTGGAGCAGCTGGCCGGCCAGGAGCGGCTGGCCGCGCTGGTGATCGAGATGGCGCCGCGCACGGGATCGACCGCCAACCTGGGGCGCGACGCCGCCGAGGACGTGGTGCAGCAGGCCCTGCACTGGCAGGATGCCGACTGGCCCTGGCCCCGCTACCGGGCCGTGGTGATGGCGGCCGTGCGCGCGGGCGTGCCCGTGCTCGGCGGCAACCTGCCGCGCCGGCGCATGCACGAGGCCATGCGCGACGAGCGCCTGGACCACCATCTGCCCCCCGACGGCTGGCAGCGCCAGCTCGACGCCATCCGCGAAGGCCACTGCGACCTGCTGCCCACCTCCCAGCTGGCGCCCATGGCGCGCATCCAGCTGGCCCGCGATGCCAGCATGGCCGAGGCAGCCCGGGAGGCGGTCCGTCCGGGCAAGACCGTGCTGCTGGTGGCCGGCAGGGGCCATGTGCTGCGCGGCGTGGGCATTCCAACCTGGCTGCCCGAGGGCACGGGGGCCAAGGTGGCCGTGGCACAGGCGGGGGAGCAGTCGCTGGCGCATGCGGCGGATGCGGACTGGCTGCAGACGACGGATGCATTGCCAGCCAGGGACCACTGCGTGGAGTTGCGGGAGAAGTTCAGGAATCCGCCAGCGCCCCGGGCGGATGCCGGCTGA
- a CDS encoding putative bifunctional diguanylate cyclase/phosphodiesterase, which translates to MQDQGEQPRIPLWGAMTLYVCAGLLWLWGVEWLLAHLQIPPGPAGQRRMLSSVALVLVTALGGGWMLWRLRCGERAARAALQAGREADERQRLATAVVDNTMEGVVVTDARSRILSVNGAFTRLLGYTEQEMLGQTPRMFKSGRHDQAFYEAMWDSMRATGHWQGEIWNRRKNGEIFPERMSLSAVRDAQGRVTHYVCMFTDISAEKAREAQLEFLAHRDMLTGLPNRVRFTTMLEEAVAEAAATQGALAVMLLNIDRFKDVNDSYGHAIGDQVLRHIAARVHDSLGPQDQIGRMAGDELAVLFKGMSERGDAIARARQLIAAAGQPWSSPDGLSVTAGVSVGICMYPSHAGNAQDLLQGAHAAVYGAKSRSGRAWCFFEEDMTLAARERLAMEARLRQAIELGHLRLHFQPQIDLATGRLVGAEALVRWLDPEEGLISPARFIPVAESSGVIGPLGLWVLREACAQGQRWREQGLPEMTIAVNVSLHQFLLTDIAGATAEALATTGFAPHCLELEITESALAERPEEALAVMRRLRAQGLRLAIDDFGTGYSSLAHLKRFPLDLLKIDQGFIRDIPHSADDMAISGSVIALGHAMGLKVLAEGVETAEQLAFLRGKGCDFFQGYLCSKPMAAQAFGEWVQGNEGMWPVGC; encoded by the coding sequence ATGCAAGATCAGGGAGAGCAGCCCCGAATACCGCTCTGGGGCGCCATGACCCTGTATGTCTGCGCCGGTCTGTTGTGGCTCTGGGGCGTGGAATGGCTGCTGGCGCACCTGCAGATACCGCCCGGACCGGCGGGGCAGCGGCGCATGCTGTCCTCGGTGGCCCTGGTGCTGGTCACGGCCCTGGGCGGCGGCTGGATGCTGTGGCGCCTGCGCTGCGGCGAACGGGCTGCCCGCGCCGCACTGCAGGCCGGCCGCGAGGCCGACGAGCGCCAGCGCCTGGCCACCGCCGTGGTGGACAACACCATGGAAGGCGTGGTGGTCACCGACGCGCGCAGCCGCATCCTGTCGGTCAACGGCGCCTTCACGCGGCTGCTGGGCTATACCGAGCAGGAAATGCTGGGCCAGACCCCGCGCATGTTCAAGTCCGGCCGCCACGACCAGGCCTTCTACGAAGCCATGTGGGACAGCATGCGCGCCACGGGCCACTGGCAGGGCGAGATCTGGAACCGGCGCAAGAATGGTGAAATCTTCCCCGAGCGCATGTCGCTGAGCGCCGTCAGGGATGCACAGGGGCGGGTCACGCACTACGTGTGCATGTTCACCGACATCTCGGCCGAGAAGGCACGCGAGGCCCAGCTCGAATTCCTGGCCCACCGGGACATGCTCACCGGCCTGCCCAACCGCGTGCGCTTCACCACCATGCTGGAAGAGGCCGTGGCCGAGGCCGCAGCCACCCAGGGCGCGCTGGCCGTGATGCTGCTGAACATCGACCGCTTCAAGGACGTCAACGACAGCTATGGCCATGCCATAGGCGACCAGGTGCTGCGCCACATCGCGGCCCGTGTGCACGACTCCCTGGGGCCGCAGGACCAGATAGGGCGGATGGCCGGCGATGAGCTGGCCGTGCTGTTCAAGGGCATGAGCGAGCGCGGCGACGCCATTGCCCGCGCGCGCCAGCTGATCGCGGCGGCCGGCCAGCCCTGGAGCTCGCCCGACGGCCTGTCCGTGACGGCCGGCGTCAGCGTGGGCATCTGCATGTACCCGTCCCATGCCGGCAATGCGCAGGACCTGCTCCAGGGCGCGCATGCGGCCGTCTATGGCGCCAAGTCGCGCAGCGGCCGCGCCTGGTGCTTCTTCGAGGAAGACATGACCCTGGCAGCGCGCGAGCGCCTGGCCATGGAGGCCCGCCTGCGCCAGGCCATCGAGCTGGGCCACCTGCGCCTGCACTTCCAGCCCCAGATCGACCTGGCCACGGGCCGCCTCGTGGGCGCGGAGGCCCTGGTGCGCTGGCTGGATCCCGAAGAAGGCCTGATCTCTCCGGCGCGCTTCATTCCCGTGGCCGAAAGCTCGGGCGTGATCGGGCCGCTGGGCCTGTGGGTCTTGCGCGAAGCCTGTGCCCAGGGCCAGCGATGGCGCGAGCAGGGCCTGCCCGAGATGACCATTGCCGTCAACGTCTCGCTGCACCAGTTCCTGCTGACCGACATCGCGGGCGCCACCGCCGAGGCGCTGGCGACCACGGGCTTCGCGCCGCACTGCCTTGAGCTGGAGATCACCGAAAGCGCGCTGGCCGAGCGCCCCGAGGAGGCCCTGGCCGTCATGCGGCGCCTGCGTGCCCAGGGACTGCGGCTGGCCATCGATGACTTCGGCACGGGCTACTCCTCGCTGGCCCACCTCAAGCGCTTTCCGCTGGACCTGCTCAAGATCGACCAGGGCTTCATCCGCGACATCCCGCACAGCGCGGACGACATGGCCATCAGCGGCTCGGTGATCGCGCTGGGGCATGCCATGGGGCTGAAGGTGCTGGCCGAGGGGGTGGAGACGGCGGAGCAGCTGGCCTTTCTGCGCGGCAAGGGCTGCGATTTCTTCCAGGGCTATCTGTGCAGCAAGCCGATGGCGGCGCAGGCGTTCGGGGAGTGGGTGCAGGGCAATGAGGGGATGTGGCCCGTGGGCTGCTGA
- the purU gene encoding formyltetrahydrofolate deformylase, producing the protein MTQAYILTLSCPDRLGLVHAVSGFLLEQGGNIEEAAQYNDPATGLFFMRVQFACNGCDPAALKAALAELAGQYQMKWRLHAKDEAMRTVLMVSKEGHCLNDLLFRWKSGLLPVDIRAIISNHREFYQLAASYNIPFHHIPVTAATKAQAEAKQFEIIEAEGAELVVLARYMQVLSNDLCTKLAGRAINIHHSFLPSFKGAKPYYQAHDRGVKLIGATAHYVTADLDEGPIIEQDVARADHTDTVEDLTARGRDTESQVLARAVKWHSEHRVILNGHKTVVFR; encoded by the coding sequence ATGACCCAAGCCTATATTCTTACCCTTTCGTGCCCCGACCGGCTCGGTCTGGTACATGCCGTCTCGGGCTTTCTGCTCGAACAGGGCGGCAACATCGAAGAGGCCGCGCAGTATAACGACCCGGCCACCGGACTGTTCTTCATGCGCGTGCAGTTCGCCTGCAACGGCTGCGATCCCGCCGCCCTGAAGGCGGCCCTGGCCGAGCTGGCCGGCCAGTACCAGATGAAGTGGCGCCTGCACGCCAAGGACGAGGCCATGCGTACCGTCCTCATGGTCAGCAAGGAAGGCCACTGCCTCAACGACCTGCTGTTCCGCTGGAAAAGCGGCCTGCTGCCGGTGGACATCCGCGCCATCATCAGCAACCACCGCGAGTTCTACCAGCTGGCCGCCAGCTACAACATCCCCTTCCACCACATCCCGGTCACGGCCGCGACCAAGGCCCAGGCCGAGGCCAAGCAGTTCGAGATCATCGAGGCCGAAGGCGCCGAGCTGGTGGTGCTGGCCCGCTACATGCAGGTGCTGTCCAACGACCTGTGCACCAAGCTGGCCGGCCGTGCGATCAACATCCACCACAGCTTCCTGCCCAGTTTCAAGGGAGCCAAGCCCTACTACCAGGCCCATGACCGCGGCGTGAAGCTGATCGGCGCCACCGCCCACTACGTGACGGCCGACCTGGACGAAGGCCCGATCATCGAGCAGGACGTGGCCCGCGCCGACCACACCGACACCGTCGAGGACCTGACGGCCCGCGGCCGCGACACCGAGAGCCAGGTGCTGGCCCGCGCCGTCAAGTGGCACAGCGAGCACCGCGTCATCCTCAACGGCCACAAGACCGTGGTCTTCCGCTGA
- a CDS encoding LysR substrate-binding domain-containing protein, producing the protein MNPWAGSGARRIPPIQCLLTFEALARLRSVTQTAEELCVTPSAVSHRVRQLEQILGTRLFGRSDFSLTTEGSAYLAHVREGLGALQRFPGEVTAPGRRRLKLAVTPTFARVILIPRLRQFTETYPEIDIALQVSIPLLDVIAEDADLMVRFGPGHYADVEHIELARDMVTPLASPAFIREHGPFEQPEDLEGMPLLRSPLEPWRTWFGATGLDWPEPHEGSQFNDIGLMCDAASAGMGIALVRHKLGAPWLDNGTLVRLFDVDTASPHAHYLCWRTGTMDRWECAAFAEWLKRAMAC; encoded by the coding sequence ATGAACCCGTGGGCCGGCAGCGGCGCGCGCCGCATCCCGCCCATACAGTGCCTGCTCACTTTCGAGGCGCTGGCGCGGCTGCGCAGCGTGACGCAGACGGCCGAGGAGCTGTGCGTCACGCCCAGCGCCGTCAGCCACCGCGTGCGCCAGCTCGAGCAGATCCTGGGCACGCGGCTGTTCGGCCGCTCGGACTTCTCGCTGACCACCGAGGGCAGCGCCTACCTGGCCCATGTGCGCGAAGGCCTGGGCGCGCTGCAGCGCTTTCCGGGCGAGGTGACGGCGCCCGGCCGGCGGCGGCTCAAGCTCGCGGTCACGCCCACCTTCGCGCGCGTGATCCTGATTCCCCGGCTGCGCCAGTTCACGGAGACCTACCCGGAGATCGACATCGCGCTGCAGGTCTCCATCCCGCTGCTGGACGTGATCGCCGAGGATGCCGACCTGATGGTGCGCTTCGGCCCCGGACACTATGCCGACGTGGAGCACATCGAGCTGGCGCGCGACATGGTCACGCCACTGGCCTCGCCGGCCTTCATCCGCGAGCACGGCCCGTTCGAGCAGCCCGAGGACCTGGAAGGCATGCCGCTGCTGCGCAGCCCGCTGGAGCCCTGGCGCACCTGGTTCGGCGCCACCGGGCTGGACTGGCCCGAGCCGCACGAGGGCTCGCAGTTCAACGACATCGGCCTGATGTGCGACGCGGCCTCGGCCGGCATGGGCATCGCCCTGGTGCGCCACAAGCTGGGCGCGCCCTGGCTGGACAACGGCACCCTGGTGCGCCTGTTCGACGTGGACACGGCCAGCCCACATGCGCACTACCTGTGCTGGAGGACCGGCACCATGGACCGCTGGGAGTGCGCCGCCTTCGCGGAATGGTTGAAGAGGGCGATGGCCTGCTGA
- a CDS encoding FAD-linked oxidase C-terminal domain-containing protein yields MASAAADAAHQQPTVSERARRQAEVVAALARHVPAHALLWHAEDTTPYECDGLTAYRQRPLVVCLPETEAQVQAVLRACHAIRVPVIARGAGTGLSGGALPHPMGVTLSLAKFNKILQVDAASRTAVVQCGVRNLAISEAAAPFGLYYAPDPSSQIACTIGGNVAENSGGVHCLKYGLTVHNVLKVRGFTVEGEPVEFGSTALDTPGFDLLAILVGSEGMLAVTTEVTVRLIPKPQLARCIMASFDDVRKAGDAVAAVIAAGIIPAGLEMIDKPMTAAVEDFVRAGYDLTAEAILLCESDGTPEEVEEEIAHMSEVLRSAGATAITVSESEAERLRFWSGRKNAFPASGRISPDYMCMDSTIPRKRLADILLAIQEMEKKYGLRCANVFHAGDGNLHPLILFDANDPDELHRCELFGADILETSVAMGGTVTGEHGVGVEKLNSMCTQFTTAENDQMFALKAAFDPQALLNPGKVIPTLNRCAEYGKMLVRGGQIAHPDLPRY; encoded by the coding sequence ATGGCCTCGGCCGCCGCCGATGCGGCCCACCAGCAGCCCACAGTCTCCGAGCGCGCACGGCGCCAGGCCGAGGTCGTGGCCGCGCTGGCCCGCCATGTGCCCGCGCATGCCCTGCTGTGGCATGCCGAGGACACCACGCCCTATGAGTGCGACGGCCTCACGGCCTACCGCCAGCGCCCGCTGGTGGTCTGCCTGCCCGAGACCGAGGCCCAGGTCCAGGCCGTGCTGCGTGCCTGCCACGCCATCCGGGTGCCCGTGATCGCGCGCGGCGCGGGCACCGGGCTGTCGGGCGGTGCACTGCCCCATCCCATGGGCGTGACGCTGTCGCTGGCCAAGTTCAACAAGATCCTCCAGGTCGACGCGGCCAGCCGCACGGCCGTGGTGCAGTGCGGCGTGCGCAACCTGGCCATCAGCGAGGCCGCCGCGCCCTTCGGCCTGTACTACGCGCCCGATCCCAGCAGCCAGATCGCCTGCACCATCGGCGGCAACGTGGCCGAGAACTCGGGCGGCGTGCACTGCCTCAAGTACGGGCTGACCGTGCACAACGTGCTCAAGGTGCGCGGCTTCACCGTGGAGGGCGAGCCGGTGGAGTTCGGCTCCACGGCGCTGGACACGCCGGGCTTCGACCTGCTGGCCATCCTGGTCGGCAGCGAAGGCATGCTGGCCGTGACCACCGAAGTCACCGTGCGGCTGATCCCCAAGCCCCAACTGGCGCGCTGCATCATGGCCAGCTTCGACGACGTGCGCAAGGCCGGCGACGCCGTGGCCGCCGTGATCGCGGCCGGCATCATCCCGGCCGGGCTGGAGATGATAGACAAGCCCATGACGGCCGCTGTCGAGGACTTCGTCAGGGCCGGCTACGACCTCACGGCCGAGGCCATCCTGCTGTGCGAGAGCGACGGCACGCCCGAGGAAGTCGAGGAAGAGATCGCCCACATGAGCGAAGTGCTGCGCAGCGCGGGCGCCACGGCCATCACGGTGAGCGAAAGCGAGGCCGAGCGGCTGCGCTTCTGGAGCGGGCGCAAGAATGCCTTTCCCGCCAGCGGGCGCATCAGCCCCGACTACATGTGCATGGACTCCACCATCCCGCGCAAGCGCCTGGCCGACATCCTGCTGGCCATCCAGGAGATGGAGAAGAAATACGGCCTGCGCTGCGCCAACGTCTTCCACGCGGGCGACGGCAACCTGCACCCGCTGATCCTGTTCGATGCCAACGACCCCGACGAACTGCACCGCTGCGAGCTGTTCGGCGCCGACATCCTGGAGACCAGCGTGGCCATGGGCGGCACGGTGACGGGCGAGCATGGCGTGGGCGTGGAAAAGCTCAACTCCATGTGCACCCAGTTCACCACGGCCGAGAACGACCAGATGTTCGCTCTCAAGGCGGCCTTCGACCCGCAGGCCCTGCTCAACCCCGGCAAGGTGATTCCCACGCTCAACCGCTGCGCCGAGTACGGGAAGATGCTGGTGCGCGGCGGGCAGATCGCCCATCCGGACCTGCCCAGGTATTAG
- a CDS encoding XRE family transcriptional regulator has translation MQDAKQRFAQKLRDSMEARGYEAKPSVLEREFNTRFWGKPMSLHGVRLWLLGRTMPDNKKLAALADWLQVPLEEFIRAPQPVREVREPKGSWSAGLGYEDNELFKIYLRLPVPKRRLARDVILAIARAHEAEEAERAAGS, from the coding sequence ATGCAGGATGCAAAGCAGCGGTTTGCGCAGAAATTACGTGATTCCATGGAGGCCCGGGGCTATGAGGCCAAACCCTCCGTGCTGGAGCGCGAATTCAATACCCGTTTCTGGGGCAAGCCCATGTCCCTGCACGGTGTGCGCCTGTGGCTGCTGGGCAGGACCATGCCCGACAACAAGAAACTGGCAGCGCTGGCCGACTGGCTGCAGGTGCCGCTGGAAGAATTCATCCGCGCGCCGCAGCCCGTACGCGAGGTGCGCGAGCCCAAGGGCAGCTGGTCCGCAGGACTGGGCTACGAGGACAACGAACTGTTCAAGATCTATCTGCGCCTGCCCGTGCCCAAGCGCCGGCTGGCGCGCGACGTGATCCTGGCCATCGCCCGCGCCCACGAGGCCGAGGAAGCGGAACGCGCCGCAGGCTCTTGA